In Gracilibacillus salitolerans, the sequence ACGTATGCAATGCCATCTTCGCAACTTCTTCCATAACTACTGCATTATGAAGTGCTTCATGAGGGTCTTTCCCCCAATTGAATGGTGCATGACTGTGTACCAACACACTTGGAACTTGTAACGGATCGATATCCTGGAATGTTTCAACGATCACATAACCCGTTTCCCATTCATAATCACCCGTTACTTCTTCTTGTGTCATACGACGAGTGCACGGGATAGTACCATAAAAATAATCCGCTTGTGTTGTACCGAGTGCCGGGATTCCTTTACCCGCCTGAGCCCAGCTTGTCGCCCATGGAGAGTGGGTATGAACAATACCACCAATTTCTGGGAACTTTTGATATAACAAACGATGTGTCGGTGTATCTGAAGATGGTTTCAAATCACCTTCGACAATATTACCTTCCAAATCTAATACAACTAGATCTTCAACCTTTAACTCCTCATATGGTACACCACTAGGCTTAATCACTATCAAACCCGACTCTTTGTCGAAACCGCTTACATTGCCCCAAGTAAATGTTACTAAACCATACTTGGGTAGATCAAGGTTTGCTTCCAATACTTGCTGTTTTAGTTCTTCAAGCATGCTACATCCACCCTTTTCTTGATATTTCATCCTTGTACGTATGTGTAAAAGTAATTACTTTTATCATAATACAATTCGTACGTACATTCAATATATAAATACTAATTTTATAAAATTTTACACAAAGTACTTAAAATAATGCAAACATTAGACATTGATTTATCTTGTAAGGAATACCATATCTCTCT encodes:
- the araD gene encoding L-ribulose-5-phosphate 4-epimerase gives rise to the protein MLEELKQQVLEANLDLPKYGLVTFTWGNVSGFDKESGLIVIKPSGVPYEELKVEDLVVLDLEGNIVEGDLKPSSDTPTHRLLYQKFPEIGGIVHTHSPWATSWAQAGKGIPALGTTQADYFYGTIPCTRRMTQEEVTGDYEWETGYVIVETFQDIDPLQVPSVLVHSHAPFNWGKDPHEALHNAVVMEEVAKMALHTYQINPNAEDMDQFLLDKHYLRKHGANAYYGQDKK